The DNA region ATATTATTAATGGTGATATTCATAAAATTATAGAAGAGTTGAAACTTGCCGAAAACGCTGAAAAGCTGAAAGAATCGGGCGAAGTACTTTAAATTTAAGGTTTTGTTGGCTTTGGTTAATTATTGTGTTTGTTTAAATACTAACGCATATAAATTATTCGTTTAATTTGAATACATTACCATAAGATTAAAACCCGATTTACTAATTTTACACTACAATTGTTAAAAGCAATGAATTTTAAAGGTTTAAAAAAGAAAACAGCCAATCAATATTATCAAAAACAATTAAAAAGATTACAAAGTACAAACGATAATGTTCCAAATAAGATTAATAAAATTGGCGTGTTGGCCGATTCGCGATTATTTGGGGGCTATGATATTTCTAGAAACTTGAGCCAAAAATTAAAAATGCCTCATAAAAGTTTAGAAATTATCATTTTTGAAAACCTTAAAGACGATTTTGTTACACAGCATTACAATACATTTTCAGAAAAAGATTTGGGTATGTATGGTAAGCCAAAAGCACCAAACGTAGTTGATTTTGTAAATGAGGATTACGATATGTTAATTAATTACTGTAACCACACTAGTGTTTACACAAACATATTGACAATGCGTTCTAGGGCAAAATTTAAAGTAAGTTTTGCTAATGAAGAATTACAAAATTTGTATGATTTTACCATAGCTGTCGAGGGTAATAAAATTGATGTTTTTAACGATGAATTGGCAAAGTATTTACAGATTTTTAATTTAATAGAATGACGGAATTTTATGGTACAGGCGTAGCCTTGGTAACTCCTTTTAAAGCAGATAAATCTGTTGATTTTGATGCATTAAAAAGACTGATTAATTTTCAGATTGATAACGGCATTGATTACTTAGTAGTTTTGGGGACTACTGGAGAGCCTGCAACCTTATCAAAAGAAGAAAAGCAAAAAGTAATCAGCACGGTTGTAGAGGTTAATAACGGAAAATTGCCTTTGGTTATAGGAATTGGTGGCAATAATACGCAATCTGTGATAAATGAAATTCAACAATCGGATTTGTCAGCCTTTGATGCCATTCTTTCTGTTTCTCCATATTACAATAAACCCACACAAGAAGGCATTTATCAGCATTTTAAAGCGATTGCGACAATAAGTCCTAAACCATTAATATTATACAACGTACCAAGTAGAACAGGAGCAAATATGACTCCGGAAACAGTTTTAAGATTGGCTTCAGACTTTTCCAATATTATTGGTGTAAAGGAGGCAGCCGGTAGTATGGATCAGGCGTTTCGATTGTTGCAAAATAAACCTGAAGACTTTTTGGTTATCTCTGGTGATGATATGGTAGCGTTACCAATGACCTTAACAGGAGGGGCTGGCGTTATATCTGTAATCGGACAGGGTATTCCCAGTGATTTTTCTAAGATGATAAAATTGGCTTTAGAAGGAAAAACCAAAGAGGCTTCAGGTTTACATTTTAAACTAATGGATAGTATTGATTATATTTTTGAAGAAGGAAACCCTGCAGGTATCAAAGCTCTGTTAAAAAAACGTTCAATTTGCGAA from Aureibaculum sp. 2308TA14-22 includes:
- a CDS encoding DUF6913 domain-containing protein; amino-acid sequence: MNFKGLKKKTANQYYQKQLKRLQSTNDNVPNKINKIGVLADSRLFGGYDISRNLSQKLKMPHKSLEIIIFENLKDDFVTQHYNTFSEKDLGMYGKPKAPNVVDFVNEDYDMLINYCNHTSVYTNILTMRSRAKFKVSFANEELQNLYDFTIAVEGNKIDVFNDELAKYLQIFNLIE
- the dapA gene encoding 4-hydroxy-tetrahydrodipicolinate synthase — its product is MTEFYGTGVALVTPFKADKSVDFDALKRLINFQIDNGIDYLVVLGTTGEPATLSKEEKQKVISTVVEVNNGKLPLVIGIGGNNTQSVINEIQQSDLSAFDAILSVSPYYNKPTQEGIYQHFKAIATISPKPLILYNVPSRTGANMTPETVLRLASDFSNIIGVKEAAGSMDQAFRLLQNKPEDFLVISGDDMVALPMTLTGGAGVISVIGQGIPSDFSKMIKLALEGKTKEASGLHFKLMDSIDYIFEEGNPAGIKALLKKRSICEPFVRLPLVEASYELQEKISTFINEY